A region of Bombilactobacillus folatiphilus DNA encodes the following proteins:
- the rpoB gene encoding DNA-directed RNA polymerase subunit beta, with protein sequence MTQKTVHYHNVNYGKHRTRRSYARIKEVLPLPNLIDIQTNSYNWFLDEGLKEMFQDIMPINDFAGTLSLDYVGYKLLKPKYTVDEARDHDANYSAPLHVTLRLTNHETGEIKTQDVFFGDFPLMTEQGTFIINGAERVIVSQLVRSPGVYYTAEPDKNGRMIYGTTVIPNRGAWLEFDNDAKNISYVRIDRTRKLPITELVRALGFGSDSEITDILGGNSNTLNLTLEKDVHKDTSDSRVTESLKDIYERLRPGEPKTAESSRSLLYARFFDPKRYDTAPVGRYKVNKKLNLKTRLAGLTLAETLADPDTGEVILAKDTLLDREAMSKLAPYLKNADFKAVTFQPSDEGILGDPVKLQVIKVYSQNDEDRIVNVIGNGNIDEKVKHITPADILAEINYFLNLQEGIGTTDDIDHLGNRRIRSVGELLQNQFRLGLSRMERVVRERMSIQDTATVTPQQLINIRPVVAAIKEFFGSSQLSQFMDQNNPLGELTHKRRLSALGPGGLTRDRAGYAVRDVHYTHYGRMCPIETPEGPNIGLINNLASYGVVNKYGFIETPYRRVSWDTHKVTDKIDYLTADEEDNYVVAQANTPLNDDGSFAEERILARHQEDNIETTVDKVDYMDVSPRQVVSVATSCIPFLENDDSNRALMGANMQRQAVPLVKPHSPLVGTSMEYVAAHDSGTAMLAKYDGIVEYVDAKIIQIKRDEDETVDTYHLMKYRRSNAGKCYNQRPIVEKGNHVEHSEIIADGPAMQEGELALGQNPLIAFMTWNMYNYEDAIVLSERLVKDDVYTSIHIEEYESESRDTKLGPEEITREIPNVGEEALKDLDEEGIVRIGAEVRDGDILVGKVTPKGMTELSAEERLLHAIFGEKAREVRDTSLRVPHGGGGIVQDVRVFTREAGDELSPGVNTMVRVYIAQKRKIQVGDKMAGRHGNKGTVSIVVPEEDMPYMPDGTPIDILLNPMGVPSRMNIGQVLELHLGMAARNLGIHVATPVFDGARDEDLWEAVKEANMASDAKTILYDGRTGEPFHNRVAVGVMYYMKLAHMVDDKIHARSIGPYSLVTQQPLGGKAQFGGQRFGEMEVWALEAYGAAYTLQEILTYKSDDVAGRVNTYEAIVKGETIPKPGVPESFRVLIKELESLGLDMKILDHEHREIGLRDMDEDTTEKSVDALSKLAKEQEQKKMDEYAAKKKQKEAQMQPNLDNLMDRINNLSSDPTDK encoded by the coding sequence TTGACGCAAAAAACAGTTCATTATCATAATGTCAACTATGGCAAACATCGAACACGCCGTAGTTATGCGAGAATTAAGGAAGTTTTGCCTTTACCAAATTTAATTGATATTCAAACGAATTCGTATAATTGGTTTCTTGATGAAGGTCTTAAGGAAATGTTTCAAGATATCATGCCAATTAATGATTTTGCCGGCACTTTGTCATTGGATTACGTTGGTTATAAATTATTAAAGCCAAAGTATACTGTGGATGAGGCCCGTGATCATGATGCTAATTATTCGGCACCTTTACATGTTACTTTACGTTTGACTAATCATGAGACTGGTGAAATCAAAACGCAAGATGTTTTCTTCGGTGATTTCCCATTAATGACTGAACAAGGTACTTTTATTATTAATGGTGCAGAACGGGTTATTGTTTCGCAATTGGTACGTTCGCCAGGAGTTTATTACACGGCAGAACCTGATAAAAATGGTCGAATGATTTATGGCACTACGGTGATCCCTAACCGTGGTGCATGGTTAGAATTCGATAACGATGCCAAGAATATTAGTTATGTGCGTATTGACCGGACACGGAAATTACCGATTACGGAATTAGTGCGGGCGCTTGGTTTTGGCTCAGATAGTGAAATTACTGATATTTTAGGCGGCAATAGTAACACTCTTAACTTGACTTTAGAAAAAGATGTTCACAAAGATACAAGTGATTCACGAGTAACTGAATCCTTAAAAGATATTTATGAACGTTTACGTCCAGGTGAACCCAAAACTGCTGAAAGTTCGCGTTCTTTGTTGTATGCGCGTTTCTTTGATCCCAAGCGTTATGACACGGCGCCCGTTGGTCGATATAAAGTTAATAAAAAATTAAATTTAAAAACACGTTTGGCTGGTTTGACTTTGGCTGAAACGTTAGCAGATCCGGATACCGGTGAAGTTATTTTAGCTAAGGATACGTTGCTGGATCGTGAAGCAATGAGTAAATTGGCACCTTATTTAAAGAATGCTGATTTTAAGGCTGTGACTTTCCAACCTTCAGATGAAGGAATTTTGGGTGATCCGGTTAAATTACAGGTCATCAAGGTCTATTCACAAAATGATGAAGATCGGATCGTCAATGTTATCGGTAATGGTAATATTGATGAAAAAGTTAAGCACATTACACCAGCTGATATTTTGGCTGAAATTAATTACTTCTTGAATTTGCAAGAAGGTATTGGCACGACTGATGATATTGATCACTTAGGTAATCGGCGGATTCGTTCCGTGGGTGAATTATTGCAAAATCAATTTCGGTTAGGCTTGTCAAGAATGGAGCGGGTTGTCCGCGAACGGATGTCTATTCAAGATACCGCCACAGTGACACCGCAACAATTGATTAATATTCGTCCTGTTGTCGCAGCAATTAAAGAATTCTTTGGTTCATCTCAATTGTCACAGTTTATGGATCAAAACAATCCTTTAGGTGAATTGACGCATAAAAGACGTTTATCTGCTTTAGGACCTGGCGGTTTGACACGAGATCGTGCAGGTTATGCAGTCCGGGATGTTCACTATACCCATTACGGTCGGATGTGTCCTATTGAAACACCCGAAGGACCTAACATTGGCTTGATTAACAACTTGGCTAGTTACGGAGTTGTTAACAAATATGGTTTTATTGAAACACCTTATCGTCGGGTATCATGGGATACGCATAAAGTCACCGATAAAATTGATTATTTAACAGCTGATGAAGAAGATAACTATGTTGTAGCACAGGCCAACACACCATTAAACGATGATGGTTCGTTTGCTGAAGAACGCATTTTGGCACGTCATCAAGAAGATAATATTGAAACAACTGTTGATAAAGTCGATTATATGGACGTTTCGCCACGGCAAGTTGTTTCAGTTGCGACTTCATGTATTCCATTCTTAGAAAATGATGACTCTAATCGGGCTTTGATGGGTGCGAACATGCAGCGTCAGGCGGTACCGTTGGTTAAACCACATTCTCCATTAGTTGGAACCAGTATGGAATATGTTGCAGCACACGATTCCGGAACGGCAATGTTGGCTAAATATGATGGAATTGTTGAATATGTTGATGCTAAAATTATCCAAATTAAACGTGATGAAGACGAGACAGTTGACACTTATCATTTGATGAAATATCGGCGTTCTAACGCGGGTAAATGTTACAATCAACGTCCGATTGTGGAAAAGGGCAATCATGTAGAACACAGCGAGATTATTGCTGATGGTCCTGCGATGCAAGAGGGTGAGTTAGCTTTAGGCCAAAATCCTTTGATTGCCTTTATGACTTGGAACATGTACAACTATGAAGATGCGATTGTTTTGTCAGAACGTTTGGTTAAAGATGACGTTTATACCTCTATTCATATTGAAGAGTATGAATCAGAATCTCGTGATACCAAATTAGGACCTGAGGAAATCACCCGTGAAATTCCGAATGTCGGCGAAGAAGCTCTGAAGGACTTAGACGAAGAGGGAATTGTCCGCATTGGTGCAGAAGTTCGTGATGGTGACATTTTAGTAGGTAAGGTTACCCCGAAGGGAATGACTGAATTATCCGCTGAAGAACGTTTATTGCATGCTATTTTTGGTGAAAAAGCTCGTGAAGTTCGTGATACTTCCTTGCGTGTTCCTCATGGTGGCGGCGGAATCGTCCAAGATGTACGCGTCTTTACACGTGAAGCTGGCGATGAATTAAGTCCTGGTGTCAACACAATGGTTCGAGTCTATATTGCTCAGAAACGGAAAATTCAAGTGGGCGATAAGATGGCTGGTCGTCACGGTAATAAAGGTACGGTTTCAATCGTGGTGCCAGAAGAAGATATGCCTTATATGCCAGATGGTACGCCAATTGATATTCTCTTGAATCCAATGGGTGTGCCTTCACGTATGAATATTGGACAGGTTTTGGAACTGCATTTAGGAATGGCCGCTCGTAATTTGGGCATTCATGTAGCCACACCAGTTTTTGATGGTGCACGTGATGAAGATTTGTGGGAAGCTGTCAAAGAAGCTAATATGGCCTCAGATGCGAAGACAATTTTGTATGATGGTCGAACTGGTGAACCATTCCATAACCGGGTTGCTGTTGGGGTTATGTACTATATGAAATTAGCCCATATGGTTGATGACAAGATCCATGCACGTTCCATCGGACCTTACTCTTTAGTAACGCAACAGCCTTTAGGTGGTAAAGCACAATTTGGTGGTCAGCGGTTTGGCGAAATGGAAGTCTGGGCATTAGAGGCTTACGGTGCTGCTTATACGCTGCAGGAAATTCTAACTTATAAATCTGATGATGTTGCTGGTCGGGTCAACACTTATGAGGCAATTGTCAAGGGTGAAACGATTCCAAAGCCTGGTGTTCCGGAATCCTTTAGAGTTTTAATTAAGGAATTAGAATCTTTGGGATTAGACATGAAGATTTTGGATCATGAACATCGTGAGATTGGGTTGCGTGATATGGACGAAGACACCACAGAAAAGAGTGTTGATGCGTTATCTAAATTGGCTAAAGAGCAAGAACAGAAAAAAATGGATGAATACGCAGCCAAAAAGAAGCAAAAAGAAGCGCAAATGCAACCTAATTTAGATAATTTAATGGATAGAATTAATAATTTGAGCTCTGATCCGACTGATAAATAA
- the rpoC gene encoding DNA-directed RNA polymerase subunit beta' yields MIDVNKFESMQIGLASPDKIRSWSYGEVKKPETINYRTLKPERDGLFDERIFGPTKDWECACGKYKRIRYKGIVCDRCGVEVTRSKVRRERMGHIELAAPVTHIWYFKGIPSRMGLVLDMSPRALEEIIYFAAYVVIKSGDTDLEDKQLLTETEYRKKREQYGDAFVAKMGAEGVKELLAAVDLDKEVAGLKELLKSATGQKRTRAIRRLDILNAFKNSGNRPEWMIMDCVPVIPPDLRPMVQLEGGRFATSDLNDLYRRVINRNNRLKRLLDLNAPNIIVQNEKRMLQEAVDALIDNGRRGRPVTGPGNRPLKSLSHMLKGKQGRFRQNLLGKRVDYSGRSVIDVGPTLKFYQCGLPREMALELFKPFVMHELVKRELASNIKNAKRKIERQDDAVWDVLEDVIKERPVLLNRAPTLHRLGIQAFEPVLVDGKSIRLHPLACEAYNADFDGDQMAVHVPLSDEAQAEARMLMLAAHHILAPKDGKPIVTPSQDVVLGNYYLTLEERGREGEGMIFKDMDEVEMAFQDGVVHWHTRIGLSTKDMNDFSFNEGQKNRIMLTSVGKVIFNRILPKGMPYLNEPTEENLTNGIPDKYFLKEGEDIKQRLQDAPLIDPFKESYLSDIIAQIFKIYRVQRTSELLDDMKELGYTICTLSGLTVGVSDVPQLDDKQPIVDAAHKQVATVSKQFRRGLITDEERHNRVISIWNDAKDEIQQQLVDSFDPKNPISMMSDSGARGNISNFTQLAGMRGLMAAPNGGMMEVPVTSNFREGLSVLEMFMSTHGARKGMTDTALKTANSGYLTRRLVDVAQDVIVREEDCGTDRGLEVSAIMDGNEVIEPLYDRLVGRYTQKEILDPQTGEELVGRNILLDEDLAKQVLDAGVTKVTIRSSFTCNTEHGICQKCYGRNLATGEEVEVGEAVGVVAAQSIGEPGTQLTMRNFHTGGVAGGEDITQGLPRVEEIFEARNPKGLAYISEVDGTVTAIDENPAEHTREITVEGKIDTRTYSVPYTASVAVAEGDVLHRGDKLTAGSIDPKQLIKVTNVLTTENYLLSEVQKVYRMQGVDISDKHIEVMVRKMLRKIRVLDPGDTEVLPGSLLDIGQFTENNKESLIQGKLPATGSPVLLGITKASLETNSFLSAASFQETTRVLTDASIRGKSDPLVGLKENVMIGKIIPAGTGMAKYRHMQPEKVSDRDLDDEPTENLATIQAEMQQD; encoded by the coding sequence TTGATAGACGTTAACAAATTTGAAAGTATGCAAATTGGTTTGGCATCGCCTGATAAGATTCGTAGTTGGTCTTACGGTGAAGTTAAAAAGCCGGAAACAATCAATTATCGGACGTTAAAACCAGAACGTGATGGATTGTTTGATGAACGCATTTTTGGGCCAACGAAAGATTGGGAATGTGCCTGCGGTAAATACAAACGAATTCGCTATAAGGGAATTGTTTGTGATCGTTGTGGTGTGGAAGTCACACGTTCCAAAGTTCGGCGTGAACGAATGGGGCATATCGAATTAGCGGCTCCAGTAACGCATATTTGGTACTTTAAAGGTATTCCAAGTCGTATGGGTTTGGTCTTAGACATGAGTCCACGTGCTTTGGAAGAGATTATTTATTTTGCAGCCTATGTTGTGATCAAATCTGGTGATACTGATTTAGAAGATAAGCAATTATTGACAGAAACGGAATATCGCAAAAAACGTGAACAATACGGTGATGCTTTTGTTGCCAAAATGGGTGCCGAAGGTGTCAAAGAACTACTGGCAGCTGTGGATTTGGATAAAGAAGTTGCTGGTTTAAAAGAATTGTTGAAGAGTGCGACTGGTCAAAAAAGAACTCGTGCCATTCGCCGGTTAGACATTTTAAATGCGTTTAAGAATTCTGGTAATCGTCCTGAATGGATGATTATGGATTGTGTTCCAGTTATCCCACCAGATTTGCGCCCGATGGTGCAATTAGAAGGTGGACGTTTTGCCACCTCTGATTTGAATGATTTATATCGGCGAGTTATTAACCGAAATAATCGTTTGAAACGGTTGTTAGACTTAAATGCGCCTAACATTATTGTGCAAAACGAGAAGCGGATGCTTCAAGAAGCTGTCGATGCTTTAATTGATAATGGTCGTCGTGGTCGTCCAGTTACAGGTCCAGGTAATCGTCCATTGAAGTCTCTATCACACATGTTGAAAGGGAAGCAAGGCCGTTTCCGTCAGAACTTGTTAGGTAAGCGTGTTGATTATTCTGGTCGTTCGGTTATTGATGTTGGCCCAACTTTAAAATTTTATCAATGTGGTTTGCCTCGAGAAATGGCGTTGGAATTATTTAAACCATTTGTGATGCATGAATTAGTTAAGCGTGAGTTGGCTTCTAATATCAAAAATGCAAAACGGAAAATTGAGCGTCAAGATGATGCTGTTTGGGATGTTTTGGAAGATGTGATTAAAGAACGTCCTGTTTTGTTAAACCGGGCACCAACATTGCATCGCTTGGGTATTCAAGCTTTTGAACCGGTTTTGGTAGATGGTAAATCAATTCGGTTGCACCCGTTAGCATGTGAAGCTTACAATGCCGATTTTGATGGTGACCAGATGGCCGTTCACGTGCCGTTATCTGATGAAGCGCAGGCTGAAGCACGAATGTTAATGTTAGCTGCGCATCATATTTTGGCACCTAAAGATGGGAAGCCTATTGTTACACCTTCACAGGATGTTGTGTTAGGTAATTATTATTTAACCTTGGAAGAACGGGGTCGTGAAGGCGAAGGCATGATCTTTAAAGACATGGATGAAGTTGAGATGGCCTTTCAAGATGGTGTTGTTCATTGGCACACACGGATTGGTCTTTCAACGAAAGACATGAATGATTTTTCTTTTAATGAAGGTCAGAAAAATCGGATTATGTTGACAAGTGTTGGTAAAGTCATTTTTAATCGGATTTTGCCAAAGGGTATGCCGTATTTAAATGAGCCAACCGAAGAAAATCTAACCAATGGTATTCCTGATAAGTATTTCTTAAAAGAGGGCGAAGATATTAAACAGCGCCTGCAAGATGCACCGCTAATTGATCCCTTTAAAGAAAGTTATTTGAGTGATATTATTGCGCAAATCTTTAAGATTTACCGAGTACAGCGGACTTCAGAACTGTTGGACGATATGAAAGAATTGGGTTATACAATTTGTACTTTGTCTGGTTTGACAGTTGGGGTTTCTGATGTGCCACAATTAGATGATAAACAACCGATTGTTGACGCTGCTCATAAGCAAGTTGCAACAGTTTCCAAGCAATTTAGACGCGGTTTGATTACCGATGAAGAACGTCATAATCGGGTGATTAGTATTTGGAATGATGCCAAAGATGAAATTCAACAACAACTAGTTGATAGTTTTGATCCTAAGAACCCAATTTCAATGATGTCGGATTCTGGTGCTCGTGGTAACATTTCGAACTTTACGCAGTTGGCTGGAATGCGTGGTTTAATGGCTGCTCCTAACGGTGGAATGATGGAAGTACCTGTTACGTCTAACTTCCGTGAGGGTTTATCTGTCTTAGAAATGTTCATGTCCACGCATGGTGCCCGTAAAGGAATGACGGATACAGCTTTGAAGACTGCTAACTCTGGTTATTTGACTAGACGTTTAGTGGATGTGGCTCAAGATGTGATTGTGCGTGAAGAAGATTGTGGTACGGATCGTGGTTTAGAAGTTAGTGCCATTATGGATGGTAATGAAGTGATTGAGCCCTTATATGATCGCTTGGTTGGCCGTTATACGCAAAAAGAAATCTTAGATCCACAAACCGGTGAAGAATTAGTCGGACGTAATATTTTGTTAGATGAAGATTTAGCTAAGCAAGTGTTAGACGCTGGTGTGACGAAGGTAACTATTCGTTCATCATTCACCTGCAATACTGAACACGGAATTTGTCAAAAATGTTACGGTCGGAACTTAGCTACTGGCGAGGAAGTTGAAGTAGGTGAAGCTGTTGGTGTTGTGGCTGCTCAATCCATCGGTGAACCTGGTACGCAGTTAACAATGAGAAACTTCCATACCGGTGGTGTTGCTGGTGGTGAGGATATTACGCAGGGACTTCCTCGTGTCGAAGAAATTTTTGAAGCACGTAATCCTAAAGGTTTAGCTTATATTTCTGAAGTTGATGGTACTGTGACGGCAATTGATGAAAATCCGGCTGAGCATACGCGGGAAATTACCGTGGAAGGTAAGATTGATACAAGAACTTATAGTGTTCCTTATACAGCCAGTGTGGCAGTAGCTGAAGGCGATGTTTTGCATCGTGGTGATAAATTAACTGCTGGTTCTATTGATCCAAAACAGTTGATTAAAGTTACTAACGTGTTAACTACTGAAAATTATCTTCTTTCTGAAGTCCAAAAGGTTTACCGGATGCAGGGTGTTGATATCAGTGATAAGCATATTGAAGTTATGGTTCGCAAGATGTTGCGCAAGATCCGGGTCTTAGATCCAGGTGATACTGAAGTGTTGCCAGGCTCCTTATTAGATATTGGTCAATTTACGGAAAATAATAAGGAATCTTTGATCCAGGGTAAATTGCCTGCGACAGGTTCGCCAGTCTTATTGGGTATTACCAAGGCATCTTTGGAAACGAATAGCTTCTTGTCGGCCGCTTCCTTCCAGGAAACAACACGGGTCTTGACGGATGCTTCTATTCGTGGCAAGAGTGATCCATTAGTTGGGTTAAAAGAAAATGTGATGATTGGTAAAATTATCCCTGCTGGAACTGGAATGGCTAAATATCGGCATATGCAGCCAGAAAAAGTTAGTGACAGAGATCTTGATGATGAACCAACAGAAAATTTAGCAACAATTCAAGCGGAAATGCAGCAAGATTAA